The region GCCGCTCGACGGTCCGCAGGACGTCCGGCAGGGCGACCGCCGGGGCGGTGTCGGTGTAGAGCCGGAACAGCCGGGCCCGCTCGACAGCCCATCCGGTTCAGCACCCCGTCCGCGAGCCGGGTGCGCTCGGCGCGGCCCAGACCGTGGTGGGCGGCGTGGAACAGCAGGTTCTGCCGGACGTTGAGCGCGCGGTCGAGGGTGTTGCGCTGCGGCACGACGGCGAGCACCTGGCGCGCCTTGCGCGGGTCGGCCACCACGTCGACGCCCTCCACCAGGGCCCGGCCGGACGTCGGCCGCACCCTGGTGGTCAGCACGCCCACGGTGGTCGTCTTGCCGGCCCCGCTCGGGCCGAGCAGACTGAACACCTCGCCCCTGCGCACCGCGAAGCCGAGGCCGTCCACCGCCGGTTTCCGGCCGCCTTCGTAGACCTTCACCACGTCCGCCACCGCTACGGCTTCGTCCACGGCCACCAGCCCAGGCAGGCGGCGCAACCCGGTTCGCGAGGGTTTCCCGCCGCGTCGGGACGCGCGCTCCACCGCGACGGACCCTCGGTCCGCCACCGCGCACGGGAACGCGGCGCGACCCGACGTGGGCTTCACCGCCGGCGGGGTCGCGTGGTCACCAGCCGGAGGGCAGCGGCCGTCCTTCCGCGAACCCGGCGGCGGACTGGATGCCCAGCGTCGCCCGCTCGTGGAACTCCTCCAACGTGCCCGCGCCCGCGTAGGTGCACGCCGACCGCACGCCCGCCGTGATGGAGTCCAGCAGGTCCTCCACACCGGGGCGCGTCGGGTCCAGCCGCATCCGGGAGGACGAGATGCCCTCCTCGAACAGGCCCTTCTTGGCGCGCTCGAACGCGTTGTCGCCCTGCGTCCGCGCGCTGACCGCCCGCTTCGACGCCATGCCGAACGACTCCTTGTAGAGCCGGCCCGACTCGTCGCGCTGGAGGTCGCCGGGCGACTCGTAGGTGCCCGCGAACCAGGACCCGACCATGGCCGCGCTGGCACCGGCCGCGAGCGCCAGGGCGACGTCGCGCGGGTGCCGGACGCCGCCGTCGGCCCAGACGTGCTTGCCCAGCGCCCGAGCCTGCGCCGCGCACTCGGCGACCGCCGAGAACTGCGGCCGGCCCACCCCGG is a window of Saccharothrix espanaensis DSM 44229 DNA encoding:
- a CDS encoding ATP-binding cassette domain-containing protein, producing MKPTSGRAAFPCAVADRGSVAVERASRRGGKPSRTGLRRLPGLVAVDEAVAVADVVKVYEGGRKPAVDGLGFAVRRGEVFSLLGPSGAGKTTTVGVLTTRVRPTSGRALVEGVDVVADPRKARQVLAVVPQRNTLDRALNVRQNLLFHAAHHGLGRAERTRLADGVLNRMGCRAGPAVPALHRHRPGGRPAGRPADRRAARRRGGRPGRRQAEPGGRLHRPGTARVPHAGGRPAVPAGGGGEDGVRGVARAARGGADDPDRVRCARRLVGAVGGPGGAAGDRPARRRARRSAW